In one Lycium barbarum isolate Lr01 chromosome 7, ASM1917538v2, whole genome shotgun sequence genomic region, the following are encoded:
- the LOC132601729 gene encoding uncharacterized protein LOC132601729: MTSPKIQKDIVSACAQETIKAIIDDLDRDYYGILVDESKDIFDHEQMALALRLSKIRGQGYDGASNMKGEMNGLKALILKDTPSVHYIHCFAHQLQLTLVVVAKKVKEVETFISLSANMLNVVGASFNCSDQLPEHQAELLEKLLKSGGIQSGKGLNQERGFQRPGDTRWGSHFRTLDDFIILFSYIIHVLEVIKCEGSNPSDRLHGKAYLIETIGFEFAFLLHLMLKVLVLSNELSKALQRKEQDIINVMVFLDLTKERLQKLREEAWKAFMDEISSFCAKHDILVPKMEEFYIPEKSKRRLSSVTYSHHLQAELFYVVIDLQLQKLNNHFDGVSDYLPLGICLA, translated from the exons ATGACTTCGCCAAAGATTCAAAAGGATATTGTGAGTGCTTGTGCACAAGAAACTATAAAAGCTATAATTGATGACTTGGATAGAGATTATTATGGAATATTAGTTGATGAGTCCAAGGACATCTTTGACCATGAACAAATGGCCCTTGCTTTGCG TCTATCCAAAATACGCGGACAAGGATATGATGGAGCTAGCAACATGAAGGGTGAGATGAATGGTCTTAAAGCTTTAATTTTGAAAGATACTCCATCGGTACATTACATTCATTGTTTTGCTCATCAATTACAATTGACACTTGTAGTGGTTGCTAAAAAAGTTAAGGAGGTGGAAACTTTCATTTCTTTAAGTGCTAACATGTTGAATGTGGTTGGAGCATCTTTTAATTGTAGCGATCAACTTCCGGAACACCAAGCAGAATTGTTGGAGAAATTGCTAAAAAGTGGTGGAATTCAAAGTGGAAAAGGATTAAATCAAGAGCGGGGTTTTCAAAGGCCAGGTGACACTCGTTGGGGATCACATTTTAGAACATTGGATGACttcattattttattttcatatattaTTCATGTTCTTGAGGTGATTAAATGTGAAGGTTCCAACCCTAGTGATAGATTGCATGGGAAAGCTTATTTGATTGAAACTATTGGTTTTGAATTTGCTTTCTTACTTCACTTGATGTTGAAAGTGTTGGTACTGTCGAACGAGCTAAGCAAAGCTTTACAGAGGAAAGAGCAAGATATTATTAATGTCATGGTATTCCTTGACCTTACAAAAGAAAGGCTTCAAAAATTGAGAGAGGAAGCATGGAAAGCATTCATGGATGAAATCTCTTCATTTTGTGCTAAACATGATATTTTGGTGCCCAAGATGGAAGAATTCTATATTCCTGAAAAGTCGAAGCGCAGACTTTCTAGCGTTACTTATTCACATCACCTACAGGCTGAACTTTTCTATGTTGTAATTGATTTACAACTTCAGAAGCTTAACAATCATTTTGATGGTGTGAGTGACTATTTGCCTCTGGGTATATGTCTAGCTTGA